The region atataaatgctAGTTGTCGAATTTTATATGTGGACacacatttataaattgtaattttataatgataaattaaCACTTTAATACccattatatacatataaaataaaaacattaaaaagAATTGTCTCatgtttattaaaatatttgcaattgttttttttaatttttatagcTTTTTagatgtttttattattattatttttatatataacttggtatatataaaaaacaactTTATAGATTGCATtaatatgcaaaaaaatgtttatcaATATTACTAACGATATACACTTTCTATCATCTTATGATTTATACAAATTTCGATTaaaaatactaaaaaaatcaaacaAGAAATTTACCATAATCCAAAattcttattttatataaatttgatcATGCTATTGTTATTATGAGTAGAATTATTATAGTTATAGCTTCAACCATGtataaacataatataattcttagcttaaattattttttttaatattaaaaaatataaaaacatgcTTTATACTCAAAGTAAAAGAAAATCTAAAAaacaacaaaaataaatggaaataaatatgaaaactattatttttatataattattaatatattatccaATCGACCATAACGGTTAttaattgatatatttttacctataattatattaaaattgtatatgcAACTTGTATCAATTTAAAAACcgttgtattttttataatatttctctaactttatattatataaaatattggGAAAATATggtaaaacatatatagtttttttcatgcttattcaaatataatatgacatatacatttaattccatacattatatattttatttttagtttaataatataaaaacaacaaacttatatatccataatagaaaaaataattaaagttgtatatttttagataCTATAATATTcgaaaatttataaatcattattcttttatatattcattatttataaagaTTTTATTATTGGCGTTTCTTTGTATTCAAattgtttaaataaaaagtatattaaatttataaatctaataaaaatacacaattttatcgtttaaataattattttatgtctatttaaatatatactagTTTTATAAGtttcaaaaatttttttttctttgatTATAATTACATTTAAACAACATTTTTGggattttattattgttttttaaaataatactcatattttatttatcaaaCCCAAAATGAATACAGGTTACATCCAGGTTGtcctttttcttttaagcTTCTTcgtatatatgaataacaATGCCATTGCAAGCGAGCTTTCTCTAAAAAAATCTAAGAATATTTCTTCATCCAAAGATTCTCTGCTTAGTTATATGTAAGAAAATTGTAaaacatatgtatatatgcattatttgtttcattatgaaaataatatatacattctCATgcaatatgcatatatataagtatatgataataaaaatacagtttttacaattaaaaacataaatacaATTTATTGACTTCATTTCGGTCGATAACAGCCCggataaaatttttaaaccATCCAACTCCTTAATATGTACCAATCCTGATGAAATTGAAAAAgcagaaaaaattatgggTGAGGCTATAGAACGATTGAAAGAACATGCTATACATTCAAATGATTACAGGTTGTACCACCATTATGATGAAGATGTAAATGTATATCGTAAGAGACATAAATATCTAATCGTTGATAAAATTGATGTTAAAATCCACAATACCGATAAGGTATgtattaacaaataaaaatttttaagcCATAAAATTAAGcccaaataaaaattaatatttattaattatgtgcatatattttttttgttatattagtatgaagaaataatagATACACTATTCAACtttaataatgatatatatagtgGTGGTATCGTGGTTGAAGgtatgtaaaaatatttaattaatcaATTTAACATATGATTATCAAATTTATCCATATTTCTtgctttattattatctatGTACTTTctactattatatatataattatgttaattttcataatattttaatttatatttatgcaaaattataattttctttagGAAAAGTTGTCCGTGAATACAATCCAAATTTAGTAATGATACAAAAACGCTACATAGATGTCCCTAATAAACCTTTTGAaggatatttttattctataGCTACAAAACATCAAGTaaggaaatattttttctctatTTATCTAAAAATCGTATTcttcatattattactcCATAATTCATCCCAATacatacaattttttattcattttgtaGGTATCTGAAGATACTACTGTAATTGCTTTAACATCggcaaatataaatgattaCAACCATATAgacaaaaatttatttagaAACATTATTGTAGAAAGTGCAAATTCATTCGAAACCGACATATGTtctgaaaattatattagaAGAAGATACTTAAACAAAATGTTTGTTCACTTATCCGgatatatcattaaaaaaaaaagtaaatatattcaaattaCCTGTATTAACGCTGTAagcaatataaaaattttaataacataatacttttattccaccatttattttattgttgCCTTATACTCATTTGCCcatttatcaaaaatagGCCCTCTCTCTATAAATcccatatttataatatatgatattcATTCATCcaatattttgaatattttattttatatatttattcatttcgTTTTTTCGTAGCTTGAAGTAGATAATCGCAATGCTCCAAAATTCGTTGAAGAAAGATTTAAATCAGACAAATTAACGATTCTAGTTAGTACAAGAAACAAATATTCTATgaaataagaaaatattttgtatgctaatcttttaaaaatttaatattttggtaaatatattaataaatcaatttatttaatacatatgtctatttttaattatcatcattaagcgtatttttcattttatgaAAGTTTGATATGCATATAGTCTGTTCATGAATTTTTAGTGTAATgatgcatatatttaattttgtgAATACTACAAATATAACTGTTATAACTTATGAAgatcttttatttatgatattCATTTCATATTAATGGCAGTGCCTCCTTTTTCGgttgcatatttatatttcatttcgAGATTAAACATATGggcatattatatatatttaatcaccatttataaacaaataactATGATCAAACtattaacaaattattaaaaacatattcCTAACCCAAAACATCGATTTCATAGAACAAAACTATAACACATAGTATAGAACCATGACCCAAAATACGGGTTCCCCAAAACGCAATTATAAACATATcctatatattatcattgcTTTTTCGTTTCACACCAATCAACATTATAGTTTTTTGCAAACTAAATAAGGTGTATGCAAAACAATATATcgttaaaaataattttattgtcTAATAAATTACAAGCAATTATTCactattttcaaatattcattatttaatgtGAAAACTTAATAATaccatatttataaaaataaaaataatttatggGTGCGCAgcgaaaataataattatattgcCAGCagcttttatatttttgatgtAAGTAATCAATATTTATCGATATTAAATGagtttgtaaaaaaaaaaaacagccctttataattattttattactatgtatataataatattgcatatataatcaaattattaaatactAAAAAATTAGCCAAAACAAAATCAGAGTGCATACTCAAACAAAAAACCATGAACCctagaaaaaataatatgcataacAAGAGACACACAAATtcaaaaaagtaaaaatgttatatatatatatattttaatttatcgAATTATACCATTCTAGTTCTATCTGGAGCTTCAAAGGTATAAACTGATATTTTTCTAAGACGTAATTATAGgattttattgttttatcCAGGATGTATGCAAGtgataatattatgataaCGACAGATGCTATGTAATATACGATTCCTTTTAAATAAGACAACATTGTTACTAATACAACCCCCATTACCGCAGgaattatcattttatagaaaaaagaaatagtTGAAATCACTTTATTAAACCAATTTCCCAGTTTATATgctttatataattttaggGAACCATTTATCATgattttatcataaatattatctattattttaaataaaaaggataatattgaatatttttttttggatatggaattttttttattttgctcATTATTTGAAGTACATTCAccatttacatttttatagacattattgaaataatttaatacaaaaagTACCTTTTCCAAATTGTTAGAAGTAAATAACAGTTTAGTTAATTCGGGATCGTctgaatattttaatacaaTAATTAAATCATGAAGTCCATTAAAAGCTTGTAATTCGTCAATTAGTTCTTTAATGCTGCGATCtctttttaattcattaacTACATAATCAACATGAAGAAACCCTTCTAATTTTCGAATGAGttttttgatattaatACCATATTTGAAGGCTTTTAACTTTGTTTTTATGTTGTATGGATCCTTTTTGTCTTGTGATGATTGTGCGGCATTGAATAATGCATTGAATAATTTTAGGCTTCCATTCTCCTTCGGTATATCAGATTTATCCTGAATAATATCAACTTGTTGATTATTCAATACGCTTGATTGGGTTGATGACTGACTCAATTCACTTAATACCCTCGTAACTTTAAGTGCGAATGGGATGATGAACTGGTCATTTTTGCTTCGTGAGCTTCTCAAGATAGAGGgctataaattaaaaaaacaatgataaattattgcacaaaaaagtattaataaaattgtatatatataaatatgttgaATTTCCTACAAAACATAGTTTGTAAgaaatttttctaaataaaaattgtatataaattttataaatgctatatattaaaaaatattttttatagtaCTTGATTGGAAAAATACGTAATCCATATTAATaaagtaaatataaaaattttgaataacGATAGAAAACCATTTATTTTGGCTACCAtattaaaatgtatattatatactataCAAATAACtcagtatatatattggtTATATTCCACATAATGCTAATAAATGAGTTTGAATTTGTTTAagtgtttttttattttctcattattattttatatattttattttcgaTATTTTGGAAGTATAGTAAAATTATACACAGATTaggtatatttatatgtatacatttttcgaatatagaataaatataaaatatataattaggcatttttatattatgaacAGCGGATTGAAAAGAAGACGCAattcttaaaatattaaatagaTGAATAGTagcaattttataattttatagaaaaattacacaaaaaattaaaacatttttaaagtatgatataaataataaaaattataatataaacaacgcaggatatatatacataagaAAGTGCTATTTGAATATCGAGATTATATATCTAAAACTAAGCACTAATTTTCTAtgtaattaatattaaaattctttaaaaaatgttaaacgtataaaaaattacctttatataatatcttttttaaataccTCAAGGTAACAtattgaaatttttttttttttaaattaggATGTCCCTCTTAGctgtaaaatattttaaaaaataataatgaatagCACTAATCATTATACGAAGAATATATTCctttaaaacaaaatgcataatatattttatactagtatatttattatgtgAATATATGCGAAATACTTAATGCTGAAATAAgacaattattataaataaatataatatttttgtttttgaaaagttaaaaaggcaaaaataattaaaacatCATTACAGATGTtcaaaagaaatattttttatagaatagatattataattcaaaaaaaaacattgctaattaaatatatgtacataaataaaaggaacgctatatatatggacTGGATTATATTCacataaaaattacattttatcctttatttgaataaatattatgtatataattcacataaaaaatgttttgtTCTTTCTTAAGTTTATATATCTAtgtgtataattttttttaaaacaatgttcctaatattgataatttgaaaattgGCACTTATAAAGTTTATGAGTTTATTTTTCACCTTCATTATACAAGTGCATGTAAACAATATGCGTATTTTTGtcacaaatataaataaatgtaatgtattattaaattaaaaacgcatgaaaaaatgatatacaAACCAAACTTTCTTAAAAAGAGAAGGAagcaaaattattatggtAACTTCAAACAAAAACAatgtataaaaacaattttatttattaatatgcGATTCAACGCtaaattgttaaaaaacTAATGTGTAATATagtttatttaataataatgatttataATAAACGGATAATAATTCCCAATTTTATGCTCTGCACATTTTAGTAAAAGGATTTTTGGCATTTGAAACATCATAAATctacgaaaaaaaaatgagtgaattatgtaaaataaaatcttCGAATTTTGGAGTAGATGgatatcatatattataaattaatacatTTATCCAATGactgtatatattaataaatgttaaaatttgtataatataaaataatataaatgatgaatgtaattattatgttattaaaatatttatattcttaCAGAGCTGACACATGTAAGATCAACATGTTCATCTTCctttttaatgaaaaatccGAGTAAGttaataaacaatttttttaattcaccACTTCTAATATCGATTTCAGAATTTACTTCagttttaaataaatttgcaCTTTCTAAGATAGTGTTTTTAtagaattttttatcaGCACGGTTGTGATCGTTTATATTTGCTGACACATAGACAATTACTGTTGTGTTTTCTGATATctacaaaattataaaaaaatatgtgtatTTGCATAAATAATTGGGAAATAATTAATGCGAAAGTGTTATTCATGTAGGAacgaaaagaaaaaaggcTTTCTTACTTCAAATTTTGCGGCTAaagcataaaaatatttttgaggTAACTCAAAAAGGTTTCTGAAACGTTGTTGTACCATTACTAAATTTGGACTATATACATGAACAACTTttcctaaaaaaaatataattttgtatacatacaaattaaaatatcaaGAGATTTAACAAAATAGTAGCATATAGCATTGATAATAAAGCAAGAAATCATACGTAATGataatcatatattaattgattgattaattaattatatttttatttacctGTAAGAACGTTTCCATCGACAATTTTTATACGATTTAAATCACATATCTCCTTTATTATGGTATTATACTGatgacaaaaaatatataattaattttactattttaaCTTAATTTTATGGATTGAAAATGGTTTCTTGCGAATTCATACCTTATTGGAATCAGagattttattatttaatttttcaattattGTATGACCTCCATGATTCTTAAAATATACGCTTCTaccattattataattagaAATTAATATGTAATTCTCTGTACTTGTAGCATGATATTGTAAATGTATCACAGCTTCGTTCATAAGTTCTGCTGCTTTCCTAATTTCTTCAGGATCTCTGCATAATAGGGGGTTTTCTGGGTCACTTCCTTGATCCAAACTATTATTGACcggaataaatatattttatatagatttttattttgtaaaagaaaaataaatgtatttataGATGTTATTTTGACGATCAATGGTTAtttatgtacatatttgcatgaatatgtatatactaTTATCATAAATGCTCACATATGTATAGTTATATTgatgtaaatataattatatatattgtattatttcttATGTAGAGGCATACGGAGCAGGACTATTTGCAATAGCTTTATTGTTCATATATGCAAATACGATtaaaacacaaaaaaataatgttatgTACCATTTGCTCATTTTTGAATTTGATAAACAAAAcactaaaaaatatagataagggggttttaaatattaaaaatcaACAAATAGGAAATGTGAGGTATAACCAAAACAAAGGAATTTTctaagaaataataaaaaactaatactcatttaaaaaaataaaaataattggtTAAACACTAATTAATGTAatcatttaattatttaatcgatatatatgtttatcgggtttataaatattatttatttttttattttaaaagtcACATTATAAAGCAACATAATAACAAAAGTTTTcgtaaataatattaatccAAAAATATTGGTTCTTAATTTaactaatattataatatcaaaaaacataatttaatttactATATTGTGGATATAcgattttttaatttttataattcattaaactaaatttataaaatattccaTTGTGTGTAgagttatatattataatataccTTATATACGCATCAAagacaatatatattttgtgttatccaatagaaaatttataatataaaacattaatgtaaacaaaattatataaaattaatatatagttttatataactataattataattgtagatacatatattaattgaTAAGTTATTATGGtaaagatatatattatattaataattatatcaaaataatagttttattatttttccatttagttttcatatttttctaaatacattattttgAGTAAAAAAGtgtctttatttttaaaagtta is a window of Plasmodium berghei ANKA genome assembly, chromosome: 10 DNA encoding:
- a CDS encoding fam-a protein, with translation MNTGYIQVVLFLLSFFVYMNNNAIASELSLKKSKNISSSKDSLLSYIPDKIFKPSNSLICTNPDEIEKAEKIMGEAIERLKEHAIHSNDYRLYHHYDEDVNVYRKRHKYLIVDKIDVKIHNTDKYEEIIDTLFNFNNDIYSGGIVVEGKVVREYNPNLVMIQKRYIDVPNKPFEGYFYSIATKHQVSEDTTVIALTSANINDYNHIDKNLFRNIIVESANSFETDICSENYIRRRYLNKMFVHLSGYIIKKKSKYIQITCINALEVDNRNAPKFVEERFKSDKLTILVSTRNKYSMK
- a CDS encoding fam-a protein; the encoded protein is MSKWYITLFFCVLIVFAYMNNKAIANSPAPLDQGSDPENPLLCRDPEEIRKAAELMNEAVIHLQYHATSTENYILISNYNNGRSVYFKNHGGHTIIEKLNNKISDSNKYNTIIKEICDLNRIKIVDGNVLTGKVVHVYSPNLVMVQQRFRNLFELPQKYFYALAAKFEISENTTVIVYVSANINDHNRADKKFYKNTILESANLFKTEVNSEIDIRSGELKKLFINLLGFFIKKEDEHVDLTCVSSIYDVSNAKNPFTKMCRA